One genomic region from Ammospiza caudacuta isolate bAmmCau1 chromosome 1, bAmmCau1.pri, whole genome shotgun sequence encodes:
- the MTPAP gene encoding poly(A) RNA polymerase, mitochondrial produces the protein MAFRAGGPAMALLRGRLRLPGPGSRGHARLGRSGAAAQPAAEEPGEDAEVSTRKKTFAEVQAERLDQAERTVLIKCPSRLNEKKLLQYLSSHGNVKSHFFFENRGISALIEFSEKSSIASLQDAVGIPSASEHHVVPFKSRLFTFTLKNPVSQHLEETPLHLSPQSHIPVKNLIEKLCLADSISSQMYILLDEYQLTEENIRLRFLACSLVRDFARAYFPDSTVKPFGSSVNTFGKLGSDVDMFLDFRDTGKHATKMKKGPFEMEYQMKRLPSERLATQRILSVIGDCLDNFGPGCANVQKILNARCPLVKFSHQPTGFQCDLSVSNSIAIRSSELLYIYGCLDSRVRALVFTIRCWARVHGLTNSAPGTWITNFSLTMMVMFFLQRRSPPIIPTLDQLKELAGEKDKHIIGGYDCSFVSDLRKIKPTKNTETLDVLLSEFFEYFGNFDFRKNSINLRKGKEVNKPESSPLYIWNPFEQDLNISKNVNQPQLEKFIAMARESAWILQKEDNTQQMINKEPWGLAALLIPFGKNNSSKMKNRMKGIGSETIRSLLDSLKLNSASSQQKAVGK, from the exons ATGGCGTTCCGCGCGGGAGGCCCGGCCATGGCGCTGCTGCGGGGCCGCCTGCGCCTCCCCGGGCCCGGCTCCCGCGGGCACGCCCGGCTCGGCCGCTCCGGTGCCGCCGCGCAGCCGGCTGCCGAGGAGCCGGGGGAAG ATGCTGAAGTCAGtaccagaaagaaaacatttgctgAAGTCCAAGCAGAACGACTGGATCAAGCTGAACGGACTGTTTTAATTAAGTGCCCATCAAgacttaatgaaaaaaaattattgcagtACTTATCCAGTCATGGGAATGTTAAGAGTCATTTCTTTTTTGAAAATCGT GGCATCAGTGCTTTAATAGAGTTTTCAGAAAAGAGCAGTATAGCCTCGTTGCAGGATGCTGTTGGGATCCCAAGTGCTTCAGAGCATCATGTTGTCCCATTTAAATCAAGACTTTTTACTTTCACACTGAAAAACCCAGTGAGTCAACACCTTGAAGAGACACCACTTCACCTCTCTCCTCAGAGTCACATTCCAGTGAAAAACCTTATTGAAAAGCTTTGCCTTGCAGACAGT ATAAGCAGTCAGATGTACATTCTACTGGATGAGTATCAGCTGACAGAGGAAAACATCAGGCTGCGATTTCTGGCCTGCTCCTTGGTTCGGGATTTTGCACGTGCCTATTTCCCTGACAGCACAGTGAAGCCATTTGGCTCTTCAGTCAACACCTTTGGCAAACTGGGATCTGATGTGGACATGTTCCTGGACTTCCGTGACACAGGAAAGCATGCCACAAAAATG AAAAAAGGTCCCTTTGAAATGGAGTATCAGATGAAAAGATTACCATCAGAAAGATTAGCAACTCAGAGGATTCTCTCTGTGATTGGTGACTGCCTTGACAATTTTGGTCCTGGGTGTGCGAATGTACAGAAGATCCTCAATGCCCGCTGCCCTCTGGTGAAGTTTTCCCATCAGCCAACAGGATTCCAGTGTGATCTGTCAGTGAGCAACAG CATTGCAATAAGGAGTTCAGAGCTGCTGTACATCTATGGCTGCCTCGATTCCCGTGTGCGAGCCTTGGTGTTCACCATCCGGTGCTGGGCCCGTGTCCATGGGCTCACCAACAGTGCTCCTGGCACCTGGATCACAAACTTCTCCCTGACCATGATGGTCATGTTTTTTCTGCAGAGGAGATCGCCACCTATCATTCCAACACTAGACCAGCTCAAAGAACTGGCAG gtGAAAAAGACAAGCATATAATTGGAGGATATGATTGCTCATTTGTTAGTGATTTAAGGAAGATTAAACCTacaaaaaacacagaaacacttG ATGTATTGTTGAGTGAgttttttgaatattttggaAACTTTGACTTCAGAAAGAATTCCATAAATCTTCGAAAG GGAAAGGAAGTAAATAAGCCTGAGTCGTCTCCTCTTTATATCTGGAATCCCTTTGAACAAGACCTTAATATCAGCAAGAATGTTAATCAGCCACAGCTGGAGAAATTTATAGCTATGGCCAGAGAAAGTGCCTGGATTTTACAGAAGGAAGATAACACTCAGCAAATGATCAATAAAGAACCTTGGGGACTGGCAGCTTTACTGATAccatttggaaaaaataattccagcaAGATGAAGAATAGGATGAAAGGAATAGGAAGTGAAACAATCAGAAGCCTCTTGGACTCTTTAAAGTTAAATAGTGCAAGCAGTCAACAAAAAGCAGTGGGAAAATGA